TTTCATTtttcctatatatatatttgatatcAAATCAAATCCATTTCCGTAAAGTATTGAACACAGCTGATCTCTGCTCTAAAGTATTGAACACACAGATGAAAGAGAATTCATCTAAGGTGATGGCTCATCTTTGAGCTTGAACACTACTTCACGGTCAACAATTGGAAGATGATCGAGTTCGGGTTTGATGAGAAGATCATCAATGCctttctcagaaaaaaaaaagttaacacAGATTAGGAAAAACATAAAACTCATTGTTACAAGACAACAAAATGGAATCACATAGACAAATGTTGTATTAGAAACTATATATGATACATAGGCGTACcacagagagatagagagaggaggCAAATGTTGTATTAGAAACTATGATACATAGACATGCAACTTGTCTAACTTCTGTAATGTTCAGTGGCAGAAGCATTGTAAGCCGACAAGAAAAGTTGAAAACTACAAATATTGCAAATACTGTTGCATGACCATAACTAACAAGCCCGATTTCATTCCCATAATCAGGGTATGTTACATCTCATTCCCATAATCTGGGTTGTCTTCAAATGATTTGATCCCTACAGTTAAGGATTTATACACAAGGCATGGGGAAGCAGTATACAGCATAAAATTTGGTACCAAGGGACTAATATGTTTACTGAACACTACTGCTGGCGCTGACATATTGCAAACTGTGCACAACAAAAGACAGGTTTTCTCTGGACACTAATTGGTCTTTGAGAGTATCACTGATAACaacaaacaagaaaaatattagTGGGTTCCAGAAAAAGATGTTTCAATTAACATAAGCAATTGTATCCCCATATCTCAATTTTATTAGAGTAAGGGGAAAACAATGAGAATACTTCTAATTAATTAAACTCCGCTGGTTGATGAGAATCAAGATACTTTGTGAGTGTAGATATGCCAGGGAGGCTTATGaaaaattctgaaaagtttATTGTACCAGATCAAAATGATAAGTAATAGCTAAGAGCTTAAGCTTCGTTTGCAGCAAATCTCTAACATCATAAAGGGTGTTTATGATGTGGTAGCATTTTATGTTTTGTACTTGATGTCATGCTCTGGGACATATGATGATAGAAGTGCCAAGTGAGGCGTGGACCAGTAAAGATGCAGCTCCAGATCTagggtaattcgatttaaagttcatattttatgttcatgtttgtcttcaactttttaaagcatattttatttaattttaatagatggacaagggacggtgaggacgagatggggacccactcaagcaaaggatgtgtggaagctttCTGAGGGTGAGAAAATCATCATCCGATGTAACGAATTGGGGCTAGACCTGACCACGGTCCGGTTCTAACCGGGGAACCGGACCGGAACCGAATCGAAAAGAACCGGATCGGAACTGGAACCGTGTCTCACGGTTCTTAATCGAACCAGAACCTTAAGGAATACGGTTCGGTTAAGGTTCTAGGTTTGATGGAACCGAACTAGAACCGGAACCGGAATCGGCAGTTCGGTTCCGGTTCGAAccggaaaaaaaatgaaatgaaaagaCCTTTTGAATTCAAACGGTTACATGACCTAGTCATGATGACCATTTGAATTTCTAAATGGCCAACGACCATATGGAAATGACCGTTTGAATTTCCAAATGGCCAACGACCATATGGAAAATTTCCATATGGcccctaaatttttttttaagtaagggGGTTAATTGCTCAACCATGAAGGTAAGTGAACTACGAGGACTTTGATTCCTCTAAACCCCAAGAGGATACGTAGGCAGcttaattttaattaagttCAAACccaatttttcctttttttatttataataaaataagttagttccaaatttatttaatgtaacttattatttttttataatgttatctagttgtattattaaaatttactttgatagtaaataataaatgaggtacaaattattattttgtattaattacgcaatctatttgtatttataattttttccaaattaattacacaatctatttttttcaaaattttataatttgtgtTGAAAAATCGGAATCGAAACTGTTTAGAACCGGAACCAGAACCGTCTAGAACCGGAACCGGAACTGGAACCGGCGGTTCTAGAACCGAAACCAAACCGATTATTTTCGATTACAGTTAAGGTTCTAGATTTTTGTGGAACCGGAACCGGCAGTTCCATAACTAGAACCGGCGGTTCTAGAACCGTGGTCAGGTCtaattggggcagcccatcaatagagctggaagtcttctatcaagctttttaggatcggttgcacgcaaAGGTCAGCTGTTTCCGCTCAACTATACAAAGtggaatgaaatgcttccttcgtataaggttgagctttttAAACTTATAgaggtaatgaattgaatttgttctttttaatttgacaccttccgtatgttaatttgcttactaccataattttacttttgaggtttaatattattataacattatgtatcttgttgtagggtaagtttgtactccctccagagagtcatgattgggtgctaaagttcctcaaccgcaaatggaaagaatataaagcaaaattgaagacgggCTTCAAacgcgagggtatgacagaggaggaggttgctcgtgtttctcctcctgatgtatacccttagcagtggagggagcttgttcactactggttttctgaaagaggacaggtcacgtatattgtttcaatatcttatattatctttattattaatatggtttgcaaatatatacattgaatcatattatactgtgtaCTTCTATTTTGacagacatattctaatattggtagagctgcacgagcatctcaagcagttcctcacacttcaggctcgaagagttatgcgagacgtagaaatgaattcgtaagttcttttgaaactatttgaaactctattaacatatagcacgtatcatgatatatagtttgtcaatatactttccgtatgtgtagatagtagagtATGGAAGGGAacctggtgaggtagagttttataagatgactcacacccaccgagatggcagctttgtccggaacgaatcgagagatatagttgtatgtattcatgttTCACTTCTctgttcaattttttttttttacttttaaaatattaatgtgactgttttgtttttttttagagagatataggaaagagctacaacCCTTATTTCAAAGCacgtcggggagtcatcatcatccgacgcggccagtcgcgtcgaggctcaagtctatgccgaattgatgggcctagaacgttatggtcgagtgaaGGGTTATGGTGTCGGAGTTACttccactcagttgtctgcagtgagccgatatatccaagatgccagacaagatagtagcactgcagaggtttgtagtctgaagacagagatggcacatataaagcagtcatatgagacaaggatagagaagatgaggcagagtcatagGACCTATATGGAGGAGTTGAAGCAGAGCtaagagttgaagatacaatctttgcaggatcagcttgaccatatttcatcttttttgcagagatttgctcctccggtaaataactaaatctatatgaatgtttttacgtaattataatgtattcctGTATGAGCATGATGACTTTCGTATTcttagtttctaaagtatttgtttttcttgtaggttgttGATAtttcatctactcgtagagatgataaTGCCGTCGACCCTTGATGCATCGTAGATTGTTTAGTTACGAATTTGAGATGCATGTGTTTAGtatgtttttgaagtacaatgtaatcaaatgaTAATATGAacattttgaatgaaaagttcttgtttgtgGCGTGCATTTTGTTATCTATGTGATTTAGTATATTTGTTTTGTTGGAACCTAATGTATACAATATTAAATATTGCTTTTacgaaaaaaattttaaaaatcccTATcaccgatgcttttaagcgtcggcagtGGAAAGTGGTACGTAATCTGTTAcgcatttaccgacgctttatagCGTCGGGCAAGAACGAAGACAagtcgacgcttttaagcgttggCCCCTGTGCGACACAAACTCACGATTGTAAGCGTCGTTTAGGTTACAAaagaacgacgcttaaaagcgtcggcatacatCGTGGTTTGGCCGACGCTTTATGGAGGTGTCGGTGTAAACTGTGCCTACCCCCATCTGCCCGACGTGTTAGCCACGCTTTGGGGAGCGTTGGCTGGTAATGTactgacgcttaaaagcgtcggtaaagactCAAAAAAGCACCGGGATagatcctttcttttgtagtgcacTAATAGTAGTAATTGGGCACGGGAGAGTTGTAGATCAAACTAGAGAGGTCGTTGAGCCAGCATAAATCTGAGGAAAGAGATTGTTGAGGATTATACATAAGGTTTAGTACCATAAAAAATCAGTGGGAGAGAGAAAGATACATACAGATGAAATTCTAACGACTTTAAAATTTTAGATCGAATAAGGTTTCGACATACGTATCAAGTTCTTCTAATATTAGGACTCTCCTTTGTCTCTCCAAAACTCTTGCCCTAACTTATTTGCTCAATCTCGGatgaaactagaatttttctgtttttattgctattttttttttctgtatacTTTATTTGTGTTTTCGTATAGGCTAACACTTCTAAAATTGGAAGATATTGTTGTACGCTAGCTTCCTTTGATTCTTATTGTGGCCAAGTCTGCTTTCAAGTGGCTGTAGAACTATATTATAACCAGCCCATCCATGCTGACCGTTTTCTCCCGTTGCCCTTCCCATTAAAAAACCCATATAACTATCTCCTCTTTAAAGCGTGAAAGGCCCTTCCAACCGTGTTTGACTTCATCTCCGCATGACCAGGTCGAGCTCCAAATCATTGTTGAACCTTGGACTCTAACGTATAGTTCGGTAACAAGGGCCATCATGTTAAACACGCCTTGAAGCAAACGCTGTTTCTTCATCCATAAATTCTCCCTACTCTCAGCAACCTCCAAGTCATCTGCCCTTGGCTttttcatcattccaatctactctcctctcctcttccaagtCCTCTCCTCTGAGCTCTACCAAGGTGTTGCCCTCAGCAAGAAAGAAGTCCCATTCGGCTGCTCGAAGGTCTCGGCCTCCCAAATAACTGGGTTCATATAGTTTGTCCTGAAAAAGTAGAAGTGTTGAAATTACTACttatcccaaaagcttaagcttataggatgaggtagatttatttttatattttatattttcttacattcTTTTGCATATGTGGGCCGGACTTTTCTGTAATGGGTGAGCCAAGcatatgaaatttttaataatagggTTAAAGAGTGCGGAAACAGAATTCGAACTCAGGATCtctactctgataccatgttgaaatcaccacttatccAAAAAACTTAAGTTTATATGataaggtagatttatttatatattttatattttcttagaaGGAGCATATGTTTGAAGATCTAAGTAGACAAAGTTCTATGCTCTTGAGTTAACAACCTTCATAGAGCAGCGCAAGATGAAGAGAAAACAGGTTGATACAAAGGAGCTGCTGCTGTGGGTCTCTGTCGTCAAGATGTATACATCGATGACCCCTCGTCGGAGAAGATCACTTTCAAGGCCGGCACGGGGCTGTCTGATAGCTTCCTCTACCCTTGAGCTCTAGTAGGAGAGAAGCGGGTGGAGGAAGTAGAGCTGGTTCTCTTTCCCCTTGGGTTGGAGAATGGGAATTAGTTCTCACTTCCTGTTCTAAAAGTTAATTGCTAATAATTAaggttttattttttgttattctGATTAATGGTCTTAAGGTAATGTCATCCCCCTCACTTGCACAAGCAAGCATGCCATGCACAAAGTTTGACCCGTATATAGCATATGCAAggttaagaaaaaaattcagGTAGTATCAGTCTGAGGAAATTAAgatattcaaaaaattttaaaatgataaaTATTTACAATACAAGATCCAATATATTTTTAGGCTCGATAAATGATGGCTATATAGTATTTTATTTAAAACAGAAGGTCTCTTGCTCATAGTCTCCCGGTCTTACTCGGTATTTGAAAAGTGTAAAAGAAATAATGGTGAGCTAAAAGCACAGTAAATACTTCTACATCTCTAgttgaattatatatatataatgtcagTATCAAAATAAATTACTATGGAAAGTAATCCAGTAAAATATACAACCTGTTAAAAGATCTGAACATTTCAGTAATTACTTTTCAATGGTATAGAATAAAACTAGTTTACAAGTAACTTTCATGGAGAAAACTCTTTTACAAAGTTTTaagtaaaaataataacaaGTTTTTGTCCTCTCTTAGTCCTCGTGACGACATTCACGATCATCTCATGGCAAGGTTCGAAAGAGACTAACCCTAAACACCATGGCAAGCCATTAATATGCACTTGCCGACATTTCGCTCCGACTGACTGGGCCTAAAAGATAACTAGCTTTTAAATCACACGAAAAAATATACTATGAATAACATGTGCTAGCAGTCACTCTAACTAGCTAGATCCGAAAGAAAAGCTTCTAACTACATCATGCCATCAATTAGCATATATTAGTGACCACTCCATTAAAAGCCCAGATGGAAACTAAATCCTAAACCTATATGATTTTAGTCAAACTAGAGAGCAATCATCATACATCATGCTATCAATTAGCATATATTAGTGACGGCTCCACTAGAAGCCCAGATGGATGCTAGATTCTAAACTTATGTGATTATAGTCAAACTAGAGAGCAATcatcatatttgttctaaaccaAATGTTCTCAATATATTGAGAATAAGGTTTTGGCGTCTCTTTTAAACACTTTTAATGTGTAATTTAAATAATCACGCCCATCGAGTGATCACAAATATAATAGGCCAATCAAtcaatttttggaaaaaaaaatattttcatcatAATTTGAAATCATATTATGCCccaccaacatatatatatttgtcttctatgctagattaatattttgaaatttatattattttcatgcataattaaactttgatatatttttatataaatttatgaATAACTAAATTTTAAAATACAAATGTAGAATTACAAAGGTATTGATCAAGTTATAGGATCAAATATATTTATACACATACTAATCTAAGTATCAGAtatcaaaataatttttcattaatACAATTTGCATTCATCCTTAAAATCCTAGAGTGTGGAGATATTTATAATCGAGTCATAAGGCACAGAAATTCCGCCAAAATGCTATGCACAAAATAGACAAGTACACATTGATGATTAGACTCCCTGGCAGTCTAAAGCAACTGAAACTTTTACTTTAAAATGGGAGCACACGGAGGATCCCCAAGTTTGTGAGGCCCATCCAAAGTTCTACAATTCAGAAATCTTACAAATTAGGGATCATGACCCCAAATCCGTCGACCAGTGGCCAAAATCTAGGTGCAACGTCTTAGCCCAAACTAGGCCTGATGCACCATTTATCCCTGAATCCAAGAAAGGGTTGGCAATTCCCTTGGGTACTCTGGGGCTAGTTTGGGCAccaagagggagaaagagggcGAACCCCTTTCCCTGGCTTCAGGGGTACTCCTCCACTGCTCTCTTTTTCCTCTGCGTTGCCATGAATGGATATATTCCTGGAATAGTTTATCCGGACTTCCAAACAGGCCCTTTAAAGAATTCTGCCAATGTCATCCATTTGATCAATATATTCATTTAATGATGAGGTTTTGACAATCTGTGAACTCAGCTGTCTGGCTTTTAGTTTCTAGGTAACCTTGTCAGCTGACTAAAGCAAAGCAACCTTTAGAGAGAAGTGGGACTGCAGGGACCTTAAAATGAAATCCTAGCAATGTAAATAGATGTGTAGAAATCTGATGCCTTGTAGCATTATCCATTGAGTCCATAGGTTCTTGGAGTAGCTGAAGAGCCAATAGCCATAACAAGGGATCATCAAAGCCCCTTACCTTGGAGGTGCTTTTAAGGGTGCAATTATGTTGGTATTGGTGGGGGATGAAGTATAGCCAAAAATGCTGCAAAAATGGTTACGTGGTCAGGTGGCATTTACTTTACACATTGGATTTATTGCCGCTCACCTGTAGGTGGGAGCCTCTCGGCCTAAACAGTAAAGAGTTCGGATTCTCTGCTGTGCAACTTTTACACTAAGTCTTATACTATCGTAGATAGCCATCACCTCATCAACTTTGAAAATAGACAGCTCTCCTTTATCACCACATATACCGTGTATCATACTCATGGTGCCCCGTCATATTTAAAACTCCACCTTCTAGATGGATGATATGGCGGCTATATGTAATAGTACAAAAATTCTACCATGCAAAAGTCACACCGCAGAAAATCCAAGGCCAATACTAAACTAGTAACTAACTCTTAACTAATAGATGACTATCATCCAGCTTTGAGTGAGTATCAAGTGCTCCCTCATTATGAGAAGCACCATTTTCCTAAAGTAACAAAGAAGACTTATTTAAACTTAAGCAGTGCTAAATTAACAAACAACACTCACAAATATCCATAAAAAACAGGGTCTAGACCATCAAAGAAGAATATTTGAACTTGAGCAGGGCTAAATATATTccttacatattttttttttcttttattctctttttttctcggAATATTTAACAGGGTCACATATTACATCCAAACTAAACCTGCCCAACATTTGTATCAATCATGCCTTCATTAAAAGGTAATTATGCAGATGGGTGAGAGATCTACTGGCCCATATCTACCATGGAAGTCAAGTACAAGCAGTCTTCACTAACCAATCTGGGAGTAATGCTTTCTTTAGTTAGAAGACCACCCTTTGGGTGAAACGCTTGTTCCATTCTGGGTGCATTAATCATGATTTAAATACAAGAGTATGGCAAGATAGAAAGCATCAATTTGCCATAGTGATAAACTAATGCTTAATTATAATGATGATGTAACAAATAGGAAGGAACTTTTTTTAAAGCATCTTACATGTTCACTGTTTGTCCAAATAAACCAAAGACAAGAGTCTCATCTCATAGATATCATATCAAATAGAATCCTGACTTGGGGTCTGAAAGAATTAACAAGTGTATAGCCCATCCAATGAGGACAACGACCAAATTGTACCTTCTAGCACGACAAACGCCATGCCTGCGCGTTATCTAGACAAGAAGGGTCCGCGCAACCGAGACCTCCGCTCGTTTTCCCCACACTTTGGAGGCTAGTATTCTTTAGTAACATCACACGACATGACTTAGTgccaatattattatataacaaTATCATGTGAATCTGTTTCCCTTTAAAAGAGGGCAGTGGCCCTAAGTGGCTACGTCGCAAGAAATCTTCGGTCCATGGAAAAGAGGGAGCCGTTGTCATTATAATCGGCAAACTTTGGCTAAGAGAACCCatgttaaaaataataaatttttcacTCTCAAACAAATAAAAGTGGGGTTCCCAACTAGCTTGTACAGGGCTATTTTTATCTCCTAGGAGCCCCTTTTTTAATATAAAGTTTGATAGCAGTATTTTAGAGTCAGAGAACGAGTGCACTTTATGATTAGTTGGCATATCTTCGACGAGTCTATTATCGATACAGAGCTGAGAGCTGCATAAAAAAGTATCTACATTGAAGGTGACTGTTGACCGACACTTGCTGCTTCAGAATATCTAGGagaatttgttttttttgggcCACTCATATCTATCAAAAGGTGAAACTGCTGATTGAGTTACCTTTTATGCTATGCaccataaaaaaatcaaataaaagtgACGACATTGTCATTACGATGATTCCATCTTGCTACTAGGTAATGACCAAACATCGTTCCTTGCTCTTTAACCCAATTGTCCTGAAAGGTTAAGAACCTTTACTTATCTCCGGGGAGATCAAgatctaaattttaaaataccCCTGCCCTGGGGTGGCCCGGTTCATGTTCTGTCTTCTGGGTTATACATCTGATCATCTCCCAATAATGAGTATGTAGACAACAGAGGATGCGATAAAAGTTGAACCAAAAATCTAaaaatagacaaaatagattttcATGCCACGTGTCCATTCGTAGGACAAAGCACTCCAACCAACGATAGCGAACTTACGAACCATATGGCGGCACCCTCTATCTGACGTCACTCCCTTACGCCGGACAAACCCCAGCTCTTGCCGTCCAAAGGGGCTtcctctctcccttctctcttccgacattctctctcttctctctccctctccaaaaCTAAGCCAAATCCCGAAGCCATGAGGCTCAATCCGCTGATCCCATTCTTGGCCTCActctccctcctcttctctACCGTCCGTTCCTCGTCCGACGGCCATGGAAGCCGCAGAGTCCTCCACCAGCCCCTCTTCCCCATCCAATGgacccctcctcctccccctctcgatTTCTCCGACCCTCCCCCTGCCCCCGCCGGTCAAACCCCGACTGCCACCGATGTTTCCGCCCCATCCTCCCCCTCCAATTCCCGTTCCACCACCACTAAAAACATCGCCATCGGCGTCTCCGTCTCCGTCGCCGCATTGGCCATTCTCTTCATCTCCGGCTTCCTCCTCTACCGCCACCGAATCAGAAGGCCGCCGGATTCCGCCAAACTAGTCGCCAGCGGAGGGCGGTTGCGAACACCTGGCCGCCCCGCGGCCACCGCCGCGTTGGAGGTTTTATACCTCGGGACGATGGAGCCGGCGAGCCGGCGGGTGAGCGGCGAGCGGAATGGATCGCCGTATCGGAAGTTCAGCTCGGAGCGGGTAGTGGAGGTGCACCACCCGAGCCCCGAGCTGCGGCCGCTGGCCGGGGCGCCGCGGCCGCCGCCTCTGCTGCAGCGGGGGCTCGTTCCTCCGCCAGTGGCGTCGTCCGATGATGCGACATTCTACAAACCGCAGCGGTCGTTGGCGTCGATGACTACTGGGAGCCCGAGCACTCCGGTGTCGCGCCAGAGCGTCCCACGCGTAGTAAGCGCCGGGAAGGACGTGCTGCTGGTGCTTACGGAGGACAGCTCTCCTCCCCGGTCCCGGAGAAGTTCTCCAAGAAGGCAGCTTTCTAATGGTTCGGTATCCGATGCCAAACAAATGATACCACCGATTAGCCAGCAgcctccgccaccgccgccgccgcctcaacgtccgcccccgccgccgccgcctcaaCGTCCGCCACCGTCACCGCCGCCTCAACgtcctccaccaccaccgccaTCTCCTccgaaaaatgaaaatatggtcGGAATGCGGCCATCTCAgcctccgccgccgccagcTCTAGATGTTGCAGGGAGAAACAAACCGCCTTCAGACGCTCCTGCGGCGCCAATGCCAGCTGAACTATCTCAAAGGCGTCGGTTATTGAAGCTTTTTCCACCCAAACGTGCTCCAATTAACATCCCAATTCCTATCTCCAAATTTAGCAAGGGAGATGTCTGCTCTTCGTCACAGCCAGTTGATCGAACAGGAGATGATTTGGAGGGTGATGCGAAACCGAAGTTGAAGCCCCTGCACTGGGACCGAGTGACGGCGAGTTCGGATCAGCCAGTGATCTGGGACCAATTGAAATCGAGCTCATTCCGGTAAAGACTATATAGGCTGTAGCTTGTCCTAAAAATCtcatttttttgttctttttttttatgtaagcAAGCTCATTGCTCTTTGTTCTGCTTGTGTTTTCTCTTTGGCAGATTGAATGAAGATATGATTGAGGCTCTGTTTGTCAACAATGCCACAAATCTAGTTCCTAAAGACAGCAACAGAAGATTGGTTCTTCCGCCATTCAAGCAGGAGAACAGAGTGTTAGACCCAAAGAAGTCACAGAACATAGCAATACTCCTGAGGGCATTGAATGTGATGCAAGAGGAGGTATCTGAGGCGCTTTTAGATGGTGAGGGTTCTTATCCTCTGTCCTATTCATCGAGTGCTATTCTTCGCTCGTGTCATGCtgttcataaaaataaaataggtaGCATCATTTTATATCTAATCTTGTGTCGGTTAGCAATTATTTTCTCTTATCTATTGATGGATGGTGATAGGTTGTCCGATGTCTTCATGCCAAAGCTGGGGGAATTCTTCCCATGTCActgtattttggaaagaagttaTTTTCAAAGTGACTGGAAATGTGTTTGTTTGTGATATAGTTCACTTGTTTCTATTAATTCAATCGTTCCTTTGAAGgagaatgcaaaaaaaaaaaaaaatccctgagTCTACGGTTGATGCATTGAAAGTTGAAGGCCAGTTTTAATTTCAATCTAAATTTCTTG
This genomic interval from Phoenix dactylifera cultivar Barhee BC4 unplaced genomic scaffold, palm_55x_up_171113_PBpolish2nd_filt_p 000626F, whole genome shotgun sequence contains the following:
- the LOC103718578 gene encoding formin-like protein 8 translates to MRLNPLIPFLASLSLLFSTVRSSSDGHGSRRVLHQPLFPIQWTPPPPPLDFSDPPPAPAGQTPTATDVSAPSSPSNSRSTTTKNIAIGVSVSVAALAILFISGFLLYRHRIRRPPDSAKLVASGGRLRTPGRPAATAALEVLYLGTMEPASRRVSGERNGSPYRKFSSERVVEVHHPSPELRPLAGAPRPPPLLQRGLVPPPVASSDDATFYKPQRSLASMTTGSPSTPVSRQSVPRVVSAGKDVLLVLTEDSSPPRSRRSSPRRQLSNGSVSDAKQMIPPISQQPPPPPPPPQRPPPPPPPQRPPPSPPPQRPPPPPPSPPKNENMVGMRPSQPPPPPALDVAGRNKPPSDAPAAPMPAELSQRRRLLKLFPPKRAPINIPIPISKFSKGDVCSSSQPVDRTGDDLEGDAKPKLKPLHWDRVTASSDQPVIWDQLKSSSFRLNEDMIEALFVNNATNLVPKDSNRRLVLPPFKQENRVLDPKKSQNIAILLRALNVMQEEVSEALLDGNPECLGAELLETLVKMTPTKEEELKLRHYNGDISKLGSAERFLKAVLDIPFAFQRVDAMLYRANFEIEINYLRKYFETLEAACEDLRSSRLFLKLLEAVLRTGNWMNVGTKRGEAKTFKLDTLLKLADVKGTDGKKTLLHFVVQEIIRSEGSGSEPTAEDLPKNAREEQFKKQGLKVVAGLSNELGNVKKAAGMDSDVLSSYVSKLEMGLAKIRSVLQLERWCTQGKFFEAMKVFLKEAEGEIERVKAEEKQALGLVKEITDYFHGDAAKEEAHPLRIFTVVRDFLSILDNVCKDVGRTQERTIMGSARSFRISASASLLVLHRHEAQQDGNADDASP